The Kineococcus mangrovi region CGCGGGGGCGTCGAGGTGCTCGCTGGAGACGTCGGGGGCCGTGTGGGCGACGAGGACCGGGGCCCCGTCGCCGCGGCGGGAGCCGTCGTCGGCGAGGAAGACCAGCAGGTCGGAGTCGTTGACGAAGGCGCCGTGGAAGTCGGGCCACCAGCGCTGCTCCCAGCCGGCGTAGACGGCGATGCAGGGCCGCCAGTTCCACCGGGCCGACACGTCCAGGCGGGTGGCGGCCATCCGCGGCAGCAGGTCGGCGGCCTGCGGGTCCGGCATGGCCAGCACGACCGCGGGTGCGCCCCGGCCGTCGACGCCGGGGCCGCCCTCGCCGCTGGAGACGCTCTCGACGTCGATGCCGTGGACCACGTCGAGCGGTGCCGCACCGGGCTGGGCCACGAGGTCCTCCACGAGGCTGCGCAGCCCCGTGGGGGCGGCCCAGCGGACGGGGCCGGACGAGGAGCCCGGCTCCCCGCCGGAACCGTCCAGGACGGCGAACGTGTCGGTCCAGGGCCTCGCCAGGCCGCGCTCCTGCCAGCCGGCGACGAGCCGGGCGAAGTCGTCGTGCAGGTCCCCCTCCCCGGACACGGTGAAGTAGGAGGCGCCGAGGTCGACGACGCGCA contains the following coding sequences:
- a CDS encoding NAD(P)/FAD-dependent oxidoreductase, with translation MSAVDPTRPVLVVGAGISGASCARALSDAGVPVRVLDRGRRSGGRMSGRRVESAGDVRVVDLGASYFTVSGEGDLHDDFARLVAGWQERGLARPWTDTFAVLDGSGGEPGSSSGPVRWAAPTGLRSLVEDLVAQPGAAPLDVVHGIDVESVSSGEGGPGVDGRGAPAVVLAMPDPQAADLLPRMAATRLDVSARWNWRPCIAVYAGWEQRWWPDFHGAFVNDSDLLVFLADDGSRRGDGAPVLVAHTAPDVSSEHLDAPASVVAPVLASLGPMLGVAAAPEPTWARAHRWSLASPLRQHEDAPFGWDEESGIGVCGDAWGERSKVQTAWESGTALGRHLAERFAG